In one Spirosoma rigui genomic region, the following are encoded:
- a CDS encoding S8 family serine peptidase, whose product MTFRLIVLLGLTWLSSLDRPGVARPTPGPQPEIVRPKYWILLDAKDPATAPSLSPAAMARRQAQNLLIDDTDRPVSSAYLARLQQAGVEPVCQSRWLNAVSARLTPDQYAQVSVMPFVTSIVAIDPAIIITSLGKPAPSDDAKPMLAPVMTQIQAPDFAQAGLTGRFVTIGVIDAGFFGADSVGALKHLFARQGVNEVKDYVNDKKTHGQLFRTLETMSDFHGTEVLAAISGNDPVENVQYGLATDAKFYLARTDQGNREYRGEEDNWVAAMEWMDSLGVRLINTSLGYAKGMSNPKDNYAPSQMDGHTSLISRAAQIAADKKGILVIVSAGNEGEDRSWRIISTPADAQGVLAIGATNSKLWNRIGYSSIGPESLPYLKPNVSCFSLYGTSLSAPVITGFAACVMQANPKLTNKQVMELIEKSSHLYPYGNNYVGYGVPQASRAIALLRNQAPPATARSVKASGKSVTVPIATPETTVSLFRKKDATHVIQQEAAKVTNGQLTLRRTAGEKQTTIDLKQEVIEVIWQ is encoded by the coding sequence ATGACGTTTCGACTTATTGTACTGCTCGGCCTGACGTGGCTATCGAGTCTCGACCGGCCTGGTGTGGCCCGGCCAACGCCAGGTCCTCAGCCCGAGATAGTTCGGCCTAAATACTGGATTCTGCTCGATGCAAAAGATCCGGCCACCGCTCCGTCCCTGTCCCCTGCGGCAATGGCCCGCCGGCAGGCGCAGAACTTGCTCATCGACGATACGGACCGCCCCGTGTCGAGTGCTTACCTGGCCCGGCTGCAACAGGCCGGGGTTGAACCCGTTTGCCAGTCGCGCTGGCTAAATGCCGTCTCGGCCCGGCTTACGCCCGACCAGTATGCGCAGGTGTCGGTCATGCCGTTTGTGACGTCGATTGTCGCCATCGATCCGGCCATTATCATTACTTCGCTCGGTAAACCCGCTCCTTCTGACGACGCCAAACCCATGCTGGCCCCGGTAATGACGCAGATCCAGGCCCCTGATTTTGCCCAGGCGGGGCTGACGGGCCGGTTCGTTACCATCGGTGTTATCGACGCGGGCTTCTTTGGGGCCGACTCCGTTGGGGCGCTCAAGCACCTGTTCGCCCGGCAGGGGGTCAACGAAGTGAAGGACTACGTGAATGACAAAAAGACGCACGGCCAGCTGTTCCGGACGCTGGAGACCATGTCCGATTTTCACGGTACAGAAGTGCTGGCAGCCATTTCGGGAAACGATCCTGTTGAAAATGTGCAGTATGGCCTCGCTACCGACGCTAAATTTTATCTCGCTCGTACCGATCAGGGCAACCGCGAATACCGGGGCGAAGAAGACAACTGGGTGGCTGCCATGGAGTGGATGGATAGCCTGGGGGTTCGGCTCATCAATACGTCGCTGGGCTACGCCAAGGGCATGAGCAACCCCAAAGATAATTACGCGCCGAGTCAGATGGACGGCCATACCAGTCTGATTAGCCGGGCTGCACAGATTGCGGCCGACAAAAAAGGAATTTTGGTCATTGTCTCAGCGGGCAATGAAGGCGAAGACCGTTCGTGGCGAATTATTAGTACGCCCGCCGATGCGCAGGGTGTGCTGGCCATCGGCGCGACCAATTCCAAGCTCTGGAACCGCATTGGCTACAGCAGCATTGGCCCCGAGAGTCTGCCTTACCTGAAACCCAACGTATCGTGCTTCTCGCTCTACGGAACTTCGCTGTCGGCGCCTGTCATTACAGGTTTTGCCGCCTGCGTGATGCAGGCTAACCCGAAGCTGACCAATAAGCAGGTGATGGAACTCATCGAAAAATCATCACACCTCTATCCCTACGGGAACAACTACGTAGGGTATGGCGTACCACAGGCATCACGCGCCATCGCGCTGCTCCGCAACCAGGCCCCGCCCGCTACGGCCCGCTCGGTGAAAGCATCGGGCAAATCGGTCACTGTGCCGATCGCTACGCCGGAAACGACGGTTTCACTTTTCCGCAAGAAAGACGCTACCCACGTGATCCAGCAGGAAGCCGCCAAGGTTACCAATGGCCAACTGACGTTGCGCCGGACAGCGGGCGAGAAACAGACAACCATCGATCTGAAGCAGGAAGTAATCGAGGTGATCTGGCAATAA
- a CDS encoding tetratricopeptide repeat-containing sensor histidine kinase: MGNTGLRIPRYVWLVCLTLLLGGWLRPRHVCAQSAGIDSLQARIKSLLQQNEYNAVAHAYLQLGGLYQNQYGYNKHTITCYFNGLKYAQMAGDSLGYYNTHLIIGDYYSQDPFLQSNGEQHLQKALSYFARTRNMAKVIEGRLALANMRQRREPMARSLITELRETERMAARYREANFQAYALNLLATTYLRSKQPDSAKYYATRSLAMATKMNTRWLIALNYFYLGIVDQFSDRSQEAIAAYQKSYVIANEQKNITMMQELSKHTADSYSRLGNYRQAYQFALKALDFTNQFYNSEQTKSIRLHELNNRISTLAVEKKLVEEQNRHQQTLNLVLIAVLIISVFGVIALFLLRGQQKLITHQQTVIAQQQIRELELKSLRSMIEGQEGERSRIARDLHDGLGIQLSRIKLFVEAHQDQLPRSVKEPLNQFLDDACVETRLISNDLRPYALSMFGLIPALEDLVQKLNLVNQTRLLLQHYGQLPVLGDEASVMIYRVIQELLNNALKHAHAECITVQVMTDEERALISVEDDGQGGDFDTTTHQGSGVLNVKTRIAYLGGQVIWQSRPEKGTSVLISLPMQRLIKGDPPPVYADKAPAPNPLAESTA, from the coding sequence ATGGGAAACACCGGCTTACGGATACCACGATACGTATGGCTCGTTTGCCTGACGCTGCTCCTGGGCGGCTGGCTTCGGCCGAGGCACGTCTGTGCCCAGTCGGCCGGGATCGACAGCCTGCAGGCCCGGATCAAATCCCTCCTTCAGCAGAACGAGTACAACGCCGTTGCCCACGCTTACCTCCAGTTGGGCGGCCTTTACCAGAACCAGTATGGCTATAACAAACACACCATAACCTGCTATTTCAACGGCTTGAAATACGCCCAGATGGCCGGCGACTCCCTGGGCTATTACAATACCCACCTCATCATTGGCGACTACTATTCGCAGGACCCGTTTCTACAATCCAACGGCGAGCAGCATTTGCAGAAAGCTCTGTCGTATTTCGCCCGGACCCGCAACATGGCCAAGGTGATTGAAGGCCGGCTGGCGCTGGCCAACATGCGGCAACGGCGGGAGCCTATGGCCCGTAGCCTGATTACGGAGCTGCGTGAAACCGAACGCATGGCTGCCCGCTACCGGGAGGCCAACTTTCAGGCTTACGCGCTGAACCTGCTGGCAACGACCTACCTGCGGTCGAAGCAGCCCGACTCAGCTAAGTACTATGCCACACGCAGTCTGGCCATGGCTACCAAAATGAATACCCGATGGCTCATTGCGCTTAACTATTTCTACCTGGGCATTGTCGACCAGTTCAGCGACCGCTCGCAGGAGGCTATTGCGGCCTATCAGAAGAGCTACGTGATAGCCAACGAGCAAAAGAACATCACCATGATGCAGGAGCTGTCGAAGCACACGGCCGACAGTTACTCGCGTCTGGGTAATTACCGGCAGGCTTACCAGTTTGCCCTGAAAGCCCTGGATTTTACGAACCAGTTTTACAATTCTGAACAAACCAAAAGTATCCGGCTGCACGAGCTTAACAACCGGATCAGCACCCTTGCCGTCGAGAAAAAGCTGGTCGAAGAACAGAACCGGCACCAGCAGACCCTCAACCTTGTCCTCATCGCCGTGCTGATCATCAGCGTATTCGGCGTTATTGCCCTGTTCCTGCTGCGCGGCCAGCAGAAACTGATTACCCATCAGCAAACTGTTATTGCCCAGCAGCAAATCCGGGAACTCGAACTGAAATCGCTCCGGTCTATGATTGAAGGGCAGGAAGGGGAGCGCAGCCGCATTGCCCGCGACCTGCACGACGGCCTCGGTATTCAGCTGTCGCGTATCAAACTCTTCGTAGAAGCGCACCAGGACCAGCTCCCCCGCTCAGTCAAAGAACCACTGAACCAGTTCCTGGACGATGCCTGCGTCGAAACACGGCTTATCTCCAACGACCTGCGCCCCTACGCCCTGTCAATGTTCGGGTTGATTCCGGCGCTGGAAGACCTGGTTCAGAAACTCAACCTGGTGAACCAGACCCGGCTGTTGCTGCAGCACTACGGTCAGTTGCCGGTCTTGGGCGACGAAGCTTCGGTCATGATTTACCGCGTCATTCAGGAACTCCTGAACAATGCCCTCAAACACGCCCATGCTGAATGTATTACGGTTCAGGTAATGACTGATGAGGAGCGGGCGCTGATCAGCGTGGAAGACGATGGCCAGGGCGGTGATTTTGACACCACCACTCACCAGGGCAGTGGCGTACTCAACGTAAAAACCCGCATTGCCTATCTGGGTGGGCAGGTGATCTGGCAAAGCAGGCCCGAAAAAGGAACGTCGGTTCTTATATCCTTACCCATGCAGCGGCTTATCAAAGGCGATCCGCCCCCGGTTTACGCCGATAAAGCGCCGGCTCCCAACCCCCTCGCGGAGTCCACCGCCTAG
- a CDS encoding glycoside hydrolase family 53 protein: protein MTNPLFRSLISLVTILFPLTAHTQDVAKGADISWLPQMEATGYIFYNDKGVPQDCFQILKEHGINTIRLRTWVNPSTDKASGHCSKEETVAMARRAKKWGMRVMIDFHYSDSWADPAQQKKPAAWEGHDFPHLLNDLHAYTTDVMTALKTGGITPEWVQLGNETASGMIYPEGSTSNWSGLAQLINKGYEAVKAVSPTSKVILHVDQGNNNARFRAWFDSARVHQARYDVIGLSYYPYWLKGNPDYTLSIDDLGRNLNDMVTRYGKEVMIVEVGGEDTRVQNTYDMLVAVQKKVKAVPLGKGLGVIYWEPQGARSWSEYGLSAWGADGRPTKALDAFLIK, encoded by the coding sequence ATGACGAACCCGCTTTTTCGCAGCCTCATCAGTTTAGTAACAATCCTCTTTCCCCTTACGGCCCATACGCAGGATGTTGCCAAAGGAGCCGACATCAGCTGGTTGCCGCAAATGGAAGCGACGGGGTACATCTTTTACAACGACAAAGGCGTGCCGCAGGACTGTTTTCAGATCCTGAAAGAGCACGGCATCAACACCATTCGGCTACGCACCTGGGTCAACCCCTCTACCGACAAAGCTAGCGGGCATTGCAGCAAAGAAGAAACCGTTGCCATGGCCCGGCGGGCGAAAAAGTGGGGCATGCGGGTCATGATCGACTTTCACTACAGCGACAGCTGGGCCGACCCCGCACAGCAGAAAAAACCCGCTGCCTGGGAAGGCCACGACTTCCCGCATCTCCTGAACGATCTGCATGCCTATACCACCGATGTTATGACCGCCCTTAAAACCGGGGGCATAACGCCCGAATGGGTACAGCTGGGCAATGAAACGGCAAGCGGCATGATCTATCCCGAAGGCAGTACATCGAACTGGAGCGGGCTGGCCCAGCTGATCAACAAGGGCTACGAAGCGGTCAAAGCCGTGAGCCCAACCTCGAAAGTAATTCTCCACGTCGACCAGGGCAATAACAACGCACGGTTCCGGGCGTGGTTCGACAGTGCCCGGGTTCATCAGGCTCGCTACGATGTGATTGGTCTCTCCTACTACCCCTACTGGCTGAAAGGAAACCCCGACTACACCCTGTCGATCGACGATCTGGGCCGCAACCTGAACGATATGGTAACGCGGTATGGTAAAGAGGTCATGATAGTGGAAGTGGGGGGCGAAGATACCCGCGTTCAGAACACCTATGATATGCTCGTGGCAGTTCAGAAAAAGGTCAAAGCCGTTCCCCTCGGCAAAGGACTGGGCGTCATTTACTGGGAGCCGCAGGGCGCCCGGAGCTGGAGTGAATACGGACTGAGCGCCTGGGGTGCCGACGGCAGACCGACCAAAGCGCTGGATGCTTTCTTAATAAAGTGA
- a CDS encoding response regulator transcription factor: protein MIQVLIADDHNVFVEGIASLISGADEIEVVERCYTAQSVREKLALNPADVVLLDISFPRVEDGLDLCEQIHQQHPATKIIALTMHDDASLVKRMVKKGASGYLLKNTTKVELLQAIRTVHHGKQYFNDTILQLLLTESPRSRKTQQGMGAKPTLTPRETEVLGLIAQGLTTQQMATQLFVSSKAVEFHRSSLLMKFGVPNTALLIKTAMELQCIN, encoded by the coding sequence ATGATACAGGTCTTGATCGCCGACGACCACAACGTATTCGTTGAGGGTATTGCGTCTCTTATTTCAGGAGCTGACGAAATAGAAGTGGTCGAACGGTGCTACACGGCCCAGTCGGTCAGGGAAAAACTGGCCCTTAACCCGGCCGACGTAGTCCTGCTGGATATCTCGTTTCCACGCGTGGAAGATGGCCTGGACCTCTGCGAACAAATTCATCAACAGCACCCGGCCACCAAAATCATTGCCCTAACCATGCACGACGATGCCAGCCTGGTAAAACGGATGGTGAAAAAAGGGGCCAGCGGCTACCTGCTCAAGAACACGACCAAAGTCGAACTGCTGCAGGCTATCCGAACGGTGCACCACGGCAAACAGTACTTCAACGACACGATCCTGCAACTCCTGCTCACCGAAAGTCCCAGAAGCCGGAAAACACAACAGGGTATGGGTGCCAAACCAACCCTCACCCCCCGCGAAACGGAAGTGCTGGGACTGATTGCGCAGGGGCTGACCACGCAGCAGATGGCTACGCAACTGTTCGTCAGCAGCAAAGCCGTCGAGTTTCACCGCAGCAGCCTGCTGATGAAGTTCGGCGTTCCTAACACGGCGCTCCTTATTAAAACGGCTATGGAACTACAGTGTATCAACTAG
- a CDS encoding response regulator transcription factor, with product MKILIIEDERKLARFIKQGLEQNGHVADLTHSGPEGLDCLAGGLYDLVLLDLMLPGQTGFDVLKNLRAFGLTVPVMILSALSDPAQVVQGLDLGAVDYLRKPFDFNELLARIRVFQRRTTTGDTVVLRVDDLEMRLVSHEVFRNGTLLDLTNREFALLELLLRRAGQVVTKHEIAEKVWAVDYDMGSNVIEVHMYQLRRKLDAAGSAGLIETVIGRGYRLRNV from the coding sequence GTGAAAATTTTAATCATAGAAGATGAACGCAAACTGGCCCGGTTCATAAAACAGGGGCTGGAGCAAAACGGGCACGTTGCTGATCTTACGCACAGTGGCCCCGAAGGACTCGACTGTCTGGCCGGTGGCTTATATGATCTTGTGCTGCTTGATCTGATGTTACCGGGACAAACGGGTTTCGACGTCCTCAAAAACCTGCGGGCGTTCGGGCTTACCGTTCCCGTTATGATTTTGTCGGCCCTGAGCGATCCGGCCCAGGTAGTGCAGGGTCTCGACCTTGGTGCCGTCGACTATCTGCGTAAGCCGTTTGATTTCAATGAGTTACTGGCCCGTATCCGGGTCTTTCAACGCCGGACAACCACCGGCGATACGGTTGTGTTACGGGTCGATGATCTGGAAATGCGGCTGGTGTCGCACGAGGTGTTCCGAAACGGGACACTACTCGACCTGACGAATCGGGAATTTGCCCTGCTGGAACTGTTGCTGCGCCGGGCGGGTCAGGTCGTTACCAAACATGAAATCGCAGAAAAAGTGTGGGCCGTTGACTACGACATGGGCAGCAACGTCATTGAAGTGCACATGTATCAACTGCGTCGTAAACTCGATGCAGCCGGTTCGGCGGGACTGATCGAGACCGTAATCGGACGGGGCTACCGTTTGCGGAACGTATGA
- a CDS encoding aminopeptidase P N-terminal domain-containing protein, with protein MRYLPIDNNLFVQNRQRLTALLKPKSLAVVNANDIMPTNADGTMVFRQNNDLFYLTGVDQEETRLVLFPEHPDPKFREVLFLRETSELIEIWEGHKLTKAEAEAVTGIPQKQIYWTSQFEQIFGQMIFEAESVYLNTNEHTRADVAVQTRDARYIDTFRQQYPLHHLERLAPLMHHLRAIKHPQEIALLQTAIDITDTMFRRLLGFIKPGVWEYEIEAEMMHEFIRNRSRGAAYTPIIASGANACVLHYIDNSAQCQAGDVILLDIGAEYANYNADMTRSVPVSGRFTDRQRAVYNAVLRVLNEAKQMLRPGNLWDEYHREVGSVMESELIGLGLLDRTAVANQNPDAPLYKKYFMHGTSHFLGLDVHDVGNKYRRMEPGMVFTVEPGIYIREENLGIRLENNVVITESGNTDLMANIPIEANAIEELMNAGKN; from the coding sequence ATGCGCTATTTACCCATCGACAACAACCTCTTCGTTCAGAACCGCCAGCGACTTACAGCCCTGCTGAAACCGAAGTCACTGGCCGTGGTGAACGCCAACGATATTATGCCGACCAATGCCGACGGTACCATGGTTTTCCGGCAAAACAATGACCTGTTCTACCTGACTGGCGTGGATCAGGAAGAAACGCGGCTCGTGCTGTTCCCGGAACATCCCGACCCTAAATTCCGCGAAGTGCTGTTTCTGCGCGAGACCAGCGAACTTATCGAGATCTGGGAAGGTCACAAGCTCACTAAAGCCGAAGCCGAAGCGGTAACGGGTATCCCGCAAAAGCAGATCTACTGGACCAGCCAGTTCGAGCAGATCTTCGGGCAGATGATCTTCGAAGCGGAGTCGGTATACCTCAACACCAACGAACACACCCGCGCCGACGTTGCCGTTCAGACCCGCGACGCCCGGTATATTGATACGTTCCGGCAGCAGTATCCGTTGCATCACCTGGAGCGGCTGGCTCCGCTCATGCATCACCTGCGCGCCATCAAACACCCGCAGGAGATCGCGCTCCTGCAAACGGCCATCGACATCACCGACACCATGTTCCGGCGGCTGCTCGGGTTTATCAAGCCCGGCGTTTGGGAATACGAGATCGAAGCCGAGATGATGCACGAGTTTATCCGCAACCGATCGCGGGGCGCGGCCTATACGCCCATTATCGCGTCGGGAGCCAACGCCTGTGTCCTGCATTACATCGACAACAGCGCGCAGTGCCAGGCGGGCGACGTGATTCTGCTCGACATCGGGGCCGAATATGCCAACTACAACGCCGACATGACCCGGTCTGTACCCGTTAGCGGGCGGTTCACCGACCGGCAGCGGGCCGTTTACAATGCGGTGCTGCGCGTGCTGAACGAGGCTAAACAGATGTTGCGCCCCGGCAACCTCTGGGACGAATATCACCGCGAAGTGGGTAGTGTGATGGAGTCTGAACTGATTGGGCTTGGGCTGCTCGACCGTACAGCAGTCGCCAACCAGAATCCCGATGCGCCTTTGTACAAAAAGTATTTCATGCACGGTACCTCGCACTTCCTGGGACTCGATGTTCACGATGTAGGCAACAAATACCGGCGGATGGAGCCGGGCATGGTGTTTACCGTCGAGCCGGGTATTTACATCCGGGAGGAAAACCTTGGCATCCGGCTGGAGAACAACGTCGTCATCACCGAATCCGGCAATACCGACCTGATGGCCAATATCCCCATCGAAGCCAACGCCATTGAAGAATTGATGAATGCAGGTAAAAATTAA
- a CDS encoding SusC/RagA family TonB-linked outer membrane protein, giving the protein MLKHMLSGFVLVSHLSGAHATDNRPDRIPTYQHEGLSDPTKRVTNSRLSDVNALIRGTVSDERGGALPGATVSVKGTQVGTTTDGDGKFTLNVPAGAQTLVVSYIGMTTQEVAIGNRQSFDIKLRAADNVLNDVVVIGYGTQRRQDVNGAISSVRADEIANIPQPSVDQLLQGRAAGLTVTQNSGQPGSSTSVRIRGITSLTGSSEPLYVIDGVPISGDANNQSTSGRSPLQNFNGSGQSGVSPLSLINPNDIESIDVLKDASATAIYGNRAANGVIIITTKRGKNGSARIAYDGYVGVQSPSKYLSLMKLPQYAKLQNDLADVYGTQRRVDFADPSLLPEGTDWQREVFKSAVMQNHQVSISGGKEGINYYVSGGYLKQDGIVIGSGFNRYTFRTNIDGQVKPWFKMGVSLTGSSSVDNVTLNDNVNGIIYLAMLQAPDVAVRNPDGSFAGPPNDPNATAGVINPVAQALSITNRLNRTGLNGNIYADIKFSNSLSFRTELGGDFGYSDNTYFVPTYSFGRFVNTTATLNQRWQKNSFNILKNYLTYTHTFGGNHNVTGLLGHEVQQSRWNGIEGYRAGFYSNDVKSLNLGEAATATNNEFKGSQSLESVYARAIYAFKDRYSLTATIRADRSSKFAQGRQVGYFPSFAASWRIIEEPFMAGVKKVADDVRIRVGYGAVGNQQIANYLYGSSLSPTSTGLGTGFLTDRIANPNLKWESNTQVNLGVDLAFLGSRFNATIDVYNKLSKNFLYQLPLPSYLIGDFNYLGGIASPYVNLGQMQNRGIDLTLTSKNITKGDLRWNTTLIFSQYKNSVKELSENFTEIINSVYSGFLNVPVTRTVVGQPIGQFYGYKVKGLFQNAEQLAAAPVQFNRPVQNSSAGTWLGDVQYEDVNGDGVVNEQDRTIIGNPNPKFTFGLTNTFTYKSFDVSLFLQGSYGAKILNLTRRTVGGLSNLYNNQFTSAGNYWTPTNTNTDVPAPKSGIDNPNLFISDRFVEDGSYARIQNLNIGYTIPTAVARKIKLNRLKVYGSVQNLYTFTKYSGYDPEVGAFNQNSLQMNVENGRYPLPRTITFGINAEF; this is encoded by the coding sequence ATGCTTAAACATATGCTTTCGGGTTTCGTCCTAGTGAGCCATCTGTCGGGCGCTCATGCCACCGACAATCGACCGGACCGAATCCCAACGTACCAACACGAGGGTCTTTCGGACCCAACCAAACGGGTGACCAACTCCCGGCTATCCGACGTAAACGCCCTGATCCGCGGTACCGTATCAGACGAACGGGGCGGGGCGCTGCCGGGGGCTACTGTATCCGTCAAGGGGACGCAGGTAGGTACGACAACCGATGGCGACGGGAAGTTTACCCTGAATGTACCCGCGGGGGCGCAAACGCTGGTTGTTTCCTACATCGGGATGACTACCCAGGAAGTAGCCATTGGCAACCGCCAGTCGTTCGATATCAAGCTCCGGGCGGCCGACAACGTCCTGAACGACGTCGTAGTCATTGGCTACGGCACGCAGCGCCGGCAGGACGTAAACGGAGCCATCTCGAGCGTCCGGGCCGACGAGATCGCCAACATTCCGCAGCCCAGTGTCGACCAGCTGCTTCAGGGACGGGCCGCCGGCCTGACAGTTACCCAGAACTCCGGCCAGCCGGGCAGTTCGACGTCGGTACGTATCCGGGGCATTACTTCGCTTACCGGCAGCAGTGAACCGCTGTACGTGATCGACGGCGTTCCTATTTCAGGCGATGCCAACAACCAGAGCACCAGTGGCCGGTCGCCTTTGCAGAACTTCAACGGCAGCGGCCAGAGTGGCGTTAGTCCACTGTCGCTGATTAACCCCAACGACATTGAGTCGATCGACGTCCTGAAAGATGCGTCGGCAACGGCCATCTACGGAAACCGGGCAGCCAACGGGGTGATCATCATTACCACCAAACGAGGCAAGAACGGCAGTGCGCGCATTGCCTACGACGGCTATGTAGGCGTGCAGTCGCCCTCGAAATACCTAAGCCTGATGAAGCTGCCGCAGTACGCCAAGCTTCAGAATGACCTTGCCGATGTGTACGGCACCCAGCGCCGGGTCGACTTTGCCGATCCCAGCCTGTTGCCCGAAGGGACCGACTGGCAGCGCGAGGTGTTTAAGTCGGCCGTGATGCAAAACCACCAGGTGTCCATATCAGGCGGCAAGGAAGGCATCAACTACTACGTGTCGGGCGGCTACCTGAAGCAGGACGGCATCGTCATTGGCTCGGGCTTCAACCGGTATACCTTCCGCACCAACATCGACGGGCAGGTGAAGCCCTGGTTCAAGATGGGCGTGAGCCTGACGGGCAGCAGCTCGGTCGACAACGTAACGCTGAATGACAACGTCAACGGCATTATCTACCTGGCCATGCTCCAGGCACCGGACGTAGCGGTACGTAACCCCGACGGCTCCTTTGCCGGTCCGCCGAACGACCCAAACGCTACGGCGGGGGTAATCAATCCGGTGGCCCAGGCGCTGAGCATCACCAACCGGCTGAACCGGACGGGGTTGAACGGCAATATCTACGCCGATATCAAGTTCTCCAATTCGCTCTCGTTCCGGACGGAGCTGGGTGGTGATTTCGGCTACTCCGACAACACCTACTTTGTCCCCACATACTCGTTCGGCCGGTTTGTGAATACCACGGCAACACTGAACCAGCGGTGGCAGAAGAATTCGTTCAACATCCTGAAAAACTACCTGACCTATACCCATACGTTTGGCGGTAACCATAACGTAACCGGCTTATTGGGTCACGAGGTACAGCAGTCGCGCTGGAATGGCATTGAAGGGTACCGGGCGGGCTTCTACAGCAACGATGTCAAGTCGCTCAACCTGGGCGAAGCCGCTACGGCCACCAACAACGAGTTCAAGGGAAGCCAGTCGCTGGAGTCGGTCTACGCCCGGGCTATTTATGCTTTCAAAGACCGCTACAGCCTGACGGCTACCATCCGGGCCGACCGCTCGTCGAAGTTCGCGCAGGGCCGGCAGGTGGGATACTTCCCGTCGTTTGCCGCGTCGTGGCGGATCATTGAAGAACCGTTCATGGCGGGCGTCAAGAAGGTGGCCGACGATGTTCGTATCCGCGTGGGCTACGGCGCTGTGGGGAACCAGCAGATCGCCAACTACCTCTACGGGTCGTCGCTGTCGCCTACCTCAACGGGTCTGGGAACGGGCTTCCTGACCGACCGTATTGCCAACCCCAACCTGAAATGGGAAAGCAACACGCAGGTGAACCTGGGCGTCGACCTGGCCTTTCTGGGCAGCCGTTTCAACGCCACCATCGACGTCTACAACAAGCTGTCGAAGAACTTCCTGTACCAGCTGCCGCTGCCTTCCTACCTGATTGGCGACTTCAACTACCTGGGTGGAATCGCGTCGCCCTACGTGAACCTAGGGCAGATGCAGAACCGGGGCATCGACCTGACGCTGACATCCAAAAACATTACCAAAGGCGATCTGCGCTGGAATACGACCCTGATCTTCTCCCAGTACAAAAACAGCGTGAAAGAGCTGTCGGAGAACTTCACCGAAATCATCAACAGCGTGTACAGCGGTTTCCTGAACGTACCCGTCACCCGGACGGTCGTTGGCCAGCCCATCGGGCAGTTCTACGGCTACAAAGTGAAAGGGCTGTTCCAGAATGCCGAGCAGCTGGCTGCGGCTCCGGTACAGTTCAACCGGCCCGTGCAGAACTCCAGTGCGGGTACCTGGCTGGGCGATGTGCAGTACGAAGACGTGAACGGCGACGGTGTTGTCAACGAGCAGGACCGCACCATCATTGGCAACCCGAACCCCAAGTTCACCTTTGGTCTGACCAATACGTTCACCTACAAATCGTTCGACGTGAGTTTGTTTCTTCAGGGGTCCTACGGGGCCAAGATCCTGAACCTGACGCGCCGGACGGTGGGTGGCCTCTCCAACCTGTACAACAACCAGTTCACCTCGGCGGGTAACTACTGGACACCCACCAATACCAACACCGATGTGCCGGCCCCGAAGAGCGGTATCGACAACCCCAACCTGTTCATCTCGGACCGGTTTGTGGAAGACGGCTCCTACGCCCGTATCCAGAACCTGAACATCGGCTACACCATTCCAACGGCTGTTGCCCGGAAGATCAAGCTGAACCGCCTGAAAGTGTACGGCAGCGTTCAGAACCTGTACACGTTCACGAAGTACTCGGGCTACGACCCCGAAGTAGGTGCTTTCAACCAGAACTCGCTGCAAATGAACGTAGAGAATGGTCGGTATCCCCTACCCCGCACCATTACGTTCGGTATCAATGCTGAATTTTAA